A window of Castanea sativa cultivar Marrone di Chiusa Pesio chromosome 1, ASM4071231v1 contains these coding sequences:
- the LOC142615701 gene encoding V-type proton ATPase subunit d2, whose amino-acid sequence MYGFEALTFNVDGGYLEAIVRGHRAGLLTASDYNNLCQCENLDDIKMHLSATEYGPYLQNEPSPLHTTTVVEKCTLKLVDEYKHMLCQATEPLSTFLEYITYGHMIDNVVLIVTGTLHERDVHELLEKCHPLGMFDSIATLAVAQNMRELYRLVLVDTPLAPYFSECITSEDLDDMNIEIMRNTLYKAYLEDFYRFCQKLGGATAEIMSDLLSFEADRRAVNITINSIGTELTRDDRRKLYSNFGLLYPYGHEELAVCEDIDQVRGVMEKYPPYQSIFAKMSYGESQMLDKAFYEEEVKRLCLAFEQQFHYAVFFAYMRLREQEIRNLMWISECVAQNQKSRVHDSVVFIF is encoded by the exons atgtaCGGATTCGAAGCCTTAACGTTCAACGTAGATGGAGGGTACTTGGAAGCGATCGTGAGGGGACACAGAGCTGGGCTTCTCACCGCCTCTGATTACAACAACTTGTGCCAGTGCGAAAACCTCGATGACATCAAGATGCACCTCTCCGCCACCGAGTACGGCCCTTACCTCCAAAACG AACCTTCCCCATTGCATACAACTACAGTTGTTGAGAAATGCACTCTTAAATTGGTTGATGAGTATAAGCACATGTTATGCCAAGCAACAGAGCCCTTGTCAACCTTCTTAGAGTACATTAC ATATGGTCACATGATAGACAATGTTGTCCTGATTGTTACTGGAACCTTGCATGAGAGAGATGTTCATGAACTATTGGAAAAATGCCACCCATTGGGCATGTTTGATAG CATTGCTACCCTGGCAGTTGCTCAGAATATGCGGGAGCTTTATAGGCTGGTTCTTGTCGATACACCACTTGCTCCATACTTCTCGGAGTGTATTACATCAGAG GACTTGGATGACATGAACATTGAAATAATGAGGAACACTCTTTACAAGGCATACCTTGAGGATTTTTACAGGTTCTGCCAG AAACTTGGGGGTGCCACAGCAGAGATCATGTCTGACCTCCTTTCCTTTGAGGCTGACAGAAGAGCTGTCAATATTACCATAAATAG CATTGGAACTGAGCTTACCCGAGATGATCGTCGGAAGTTGTACTCTAACTTTGGTTTACT TTACCCATATGGCCATGAGGAACTCGCTGTATGTGAAGACATTGACCAG GTCCGTGGTGTTATGGAAAAATATCCTCCTTATCAGTCTATCTTTGCTAAAATGTCCTATGGAGAAAGCCAGATGCTAGACAAGGCATTCTATGAAGAGGAGGTGAAAAGGCTTTGCTTAGCATTTGAACAACAG TTCCATTATGCTGTTTTCTTTGCGTACATGAGGTTGAGGGAGCAGGAGATAAGGAACCTGATGTGGATTTCTGAATGTGTAGCTCAGAACCAGAAATCCCGAGTCCATGACAGTGTTGTCTTCATATTTTAG